One genomic segment of Styela clava chromosome 3, kaStyClav1.hap1.2, whole genome shotgun sequence includes these proteins:
- the LOC120343215 gene encoding peroxisomal carnitine O-octanoyltransferase-like isoform X1: MKMESFFIEEDPDPSKRTFAQDDKLPSLPLPDLNDSIQKYIDSCKAAVTKEEFLNTQCIAENFVKNEGVQLHESLLRRSQAVKRNWLDEWWTDGYLKFRGASGNLNFTGIPVFSYWPVDSSDQIKSAAWQLHFVMKYWSLLREEKLKQQKDSRGNSFTMYQFRFLFNTCRIPYKETDELFNCFKTIYEGDCPTHIIIFYRKRIYKIESVSKTGQIYTPSQFYKVISQIVNNTKSGEGVSTLTELDRDTWADARSHLIELSPQNKRNIHDIDTALSCFSLSDQSPQNETDLLRCGATLSHGNRWMDKFNYICTKNSKFVIHTDHTPLDGMVFVTMMAYTEAILQDMKKQKLMELWDADQTPVDSPVELTFVLDEKIKSWIAEATTTAENLNSNFDCYFFNFHQFGKKALKKLKHIHSCAFAQICIQLAFMRKHGRPAPTYETSTTRIFYRGRTETLRTCTHEVVEFCEAMISDLPNKEELFMKACDKYVWLMEECKAGRGCDRHMLGIAAIANENGEKLPKIFSDASFEKSGGNGNFVLSTSFTGYTNAAGGVVPMRDDGYGTFYKINNNYMTFVVTTMRTGPKTDAKDMALQIGKALQDVFDLMVNNYSRL, translated from the exons ATGAAAATGGAATCTTTTTTTATTGAGGAAGATCCGGATCCATCGAAACGAACTTTTGCGCAGGATGACAAATTGCCATCTCTTCCATTGCCAGACCTAAATGATTCTATTCAGAAATACATTGATTCTTGCAAAGCAG ctGTCACGAAAGAAGAATTTCTGAATACTCAATGTATCGCTGAGAACTTTGTGAAAAATGAGGGGGTACAACTTCATGAATCTCTTCTGCGAAGAAGTCAAG CAGTTAAAAGAAACTGGTTGGATGAATGGTGGACCGATGGTTACTTAAAATTCCGTGGAGCATCTGGAAATCTTAATTTTACTGGAATTCCTGTGTTTAGTTATTGGCCAGTCGATTCATCAGATCAG ATCAAGAGTGCAGCATGGCAATTACATTTTGTAATGAAATATTGGTCTCTTCTACGCGAAGAAAAGTTGAAACAGCAGAAAGATAGCAGAGGAAATAGTTTTACAATGTATCAGTTCAG GTTCTTATTCAATACTTGTCGAATACCATATAAAGAAACGGATGAAttgttcaattgtttcaaaacaatttatgaGGGAGACTGTCCGAcacatattattattttctatcgCAAAAGAATATACAAGATAGAGAGCGTCTCAAAAACAG ggcAAATATACACCCCCAGTCAATTTTATAAAGTTATTTCTCAAATCGTGAATAACACTAAAAGTGGTGAAGGTGTTTCTACACTGACTGAATTAGATAGAGATACTTGGGCTGATGCACGATCACATTTGATTGAACTCTCACCTCAAAACAAGAGGAATATTCATGACATTGACACTGCATTGTCATGTTTCTCATTATCTGATCAATCTCCACAG AATGAAACAGATTTGCTTAGATGTGGCGCTACACTGTCTCATGGAAACAGATGGATGGATAAGTTTAATTACATCTGCACTAAGAATAGTAAATTTGTAATTCATACCGATCATACGCCATTAGATGGAATGGTTTTTGTGACGATGATGGCTTATACTGAAGCAATACTACAAGATATGAAGAAACAGAAATTGATGGAATTGTGGGATGCTG ATCAAACGCCAGTTGATTCTCCTGTTGAACTTACATTTGTTTtggatgaaaaaattaaaagctgGATAGCAGAGGCTACAACAACAGCTGAGAACctcaattcaaattttgattgttaCTTTTTCAACTTTCATCAATTCGGAAAAAAAGCATTGAAAAAACTGAAACAT ATTCATTCATGTGCATTTGCACAGATTTGCATTCAACTTGCTTTTATGAGAAAACATGGCCGTCCTGCTCCGACTTATGAGACTTCAACAACTCGAAT CTTTTATCGTGGAAGAACAGAGACCTTACGTACTTGTACCCATGAAGTTGTTGAATTTTGTGAAGCAATGATTTCTG ATCTTCCAAACAAGGAAGAATTGTTCATGAAGGCCTGTGATAAATATGTTTGGTTGATGGAGGAATGCAAAGCAGGAAGAGGATGTGATCGACATATGCTTGGTATCGCTGCGATAGCAAAT GAAAATGGTGAAAAGCTACCTAAAATATTTTCGGATGCTTCATTTGAAAAATCTGGAGGAAATGGAAACTTTGTTCTTTCAACAAGTTTTACAGGATACACCAAT GCTGCCGGAGGGGTTGTTCCAATGCGAGATGATGGATATGGAACAttctataaaataaacaacaattatatGACCTTTGTTGTCACGACGATGAGAACTGGACCAAAAACAGATGCAAAGGATATGGCACTGCAGATTGGAAAAGCTTTACAAGATGTCTTCGATTTGATGGTGAACAATTATTCACGTCTGTAA
- the LOC120343299 gene encoding uncharacterized protein LOC120343299 isoform X3, with product MHTNSFSIIHFDRDTHKVGIMESRYSAFVIIVFLSFAWSREIYSGNEIDLERLQGVWFLTFGVDYWTWNVLWKCHIIAPLNVTDNRMNVGTYNFLNDKSETPLSVMVDITRDSQGQFWMEATTERIWEKLDGKLFEEKKSIFTNMDHPSRGRKLFKIFTRNPTINPEDITKFTALAVEQGVDPTTLTKFGCGDLTPSEYMLAQ from the exons ATGCACACGAATTCTTTTTCAATCATTCATTTTGATCGAGATACTCACAAGGTCGGGATAATGGAGTCAAGATATTCAGCGTTTGTGATTattgtgtttttatcttttgcaTGGAGTCGAGAAATATATTCAGGAAATGAAATTGATTTGGAACGA TTACAAGGGGTTTGGTTCCTGACGTTTGGTGTAGATTACTGGACATGGAATGTGTTGTGGAAATGCCATATTATTGCTCCTCTCAACGTAACAGATAATAGAATGAATGTTGGCACGTACAATTTTCTCAA TGATAAATCGGAGACACCGCTTTCCGTCATGGTCGACATCACGCGCGACTCTCAGGGTCAGTTCTGGATGGAAGCGACTACAG AAAGAATATGGGAAAAATTAGATGGAAAGCTGTTTGAGgagaaaaaatcaatttttacaaacatGGATCATCCTTCTCGAG gTCGGaagcttttcaaaatttttaccaGGAATCCGACAATAAATCCTGAAGATATTACAAAGTTCACAGCACTCGCAGTTGAACAAGGAGTTGATCCAACCACGTTGACGAAATTCGGATGTGGTGACCTGACCCCCTCGGAATATATGTTAGCTCAATAA
- the LOC120343299 gene encoding uncharacterized protein LOC120343299 isoform X1 codes for MHTNSFSIIHFDRDTHKVGIMESRYSAFVIIVFLSFAWSREIYSGNEIDLERLQGVWFLTFGVDYWTWNVLWKCHIIAPLNVTDNRMNVGTYNFLNDKSETPLSVMVDITRDSQGQFWMEATTERIWEKLDGKLFEEKKSIFTNMDHPSRELPWYYSHPNFYATDYFTFISNLMIMEDGRKLFKIFTRNPTINPEDITKFTALAVEQGVDPTTLTKFGCGDLTPSEYMLAQ; via the exons ATGCACACGAATTCTTTTTCAATCATTCATTTTGATCGAGATACTCACAAGGTCGGGATAATGGAGTCAAGATATTCAGCGTTTGTGATTattgtgtttttatcttttgcaTGGAGTCGAGAAATATATTCAGGAAATGAAATTGATTTGGAACGA TTACAAGGGGTTTGGTTCCTGACGTTTGGTGTAGATTACTGGACATGGAATGTGTTGTGGAAATGCCATATTATTGCTCCTCTCAACGTAACAGATAATAGAATGAATGTTGGCACGTACAATTTTCTCAA TGATAAATCGGAGACACCGCTTTCCGTCATGGTCGACATCACGCGCGACTCTCAGGGTCAGTTCTGGATGGAAGCGACTACAG AAAGAATATGGGAAAAATTAGATGGAAAGCTGTTTGAGgagaaaaaatcaatttttacaaacatGGATCATCCTTCTCGAG AATTACCCTGGTACTACTCTCATCCAAACTTTTATGCGACCGACTACTTTACTTTCATCAGCAACCTGATGATAATGGAGGATG gTCGGaagcttttcaaaatttttaccaGGAATCCGACAATAAATCCTGAAGATATTACAAAGTTCACAGCACTCGCAGTTGAACAAGGAGTTGATCCAACCACGTTGACGAAATTCGGATGTGGTGACCTGACCCCCTCGGAATATATGTTAGCTCAATAA
- the LOC120343215 gene encoding peroxisomal carnitine O-octanoyltransferase-like isoform X2, translated as MKMESFFIEEDPDPSKRTFAQDDKLPSLPLPDLNDSIQKYIDSCKAAVTKEEFLNTQCIAENFVKNEGVQLHESLLRRSQVKRNWLDEWWTDGYLKFRGASGNLNFTGIPVFSYWPVDSSDQIKSAAWQLHFVMKYWSLLREEKLKQQKDSRGNSFTMYQFRFLFNTCRIPYKETDELFNCFKTIYEGDCPTHIIIFYRKRIYKIESVSKTGQIYTPSQFYKVISQIVNNTKSGEGVSTLTELDRDTWADARSHLIELSPQNKRNIHDIDTALSCFSLSDQSPQNETDLLRCGATLSHGNRWMDKFNYICTKNSKFVIHTDHTPLDGMVFVTMMAYTEAILQDMKKQKLMELWDADQTPVDSPVELTFVLDEKIKSWIAEATTTAENLNSNFDCYFFNFHQFGKKALKKLKHIHSCAFAQICIQLAFMRKHGRPAPTYETSTTRIFYRGRTETLRTCTHEVVEFCEAMISDLPNKEELFMKACDKYVWLMEECKAGRGCDRHMLGIAAIANENGEKLPKIFSDASFEKSGGNGNFVLSTSFTGYTNAAGGVVPMRDDGYGTFYKINNNYMTFVVTTMRTGPKTDAKDMALQIGKALQDVFDLMVNNYSRL; from the exons ATGAAAATGGAATCTTTTTTTATTGAGGAAGATCCGGATCCATCGAAACGAACTTTTGCGCAGGATGACAAATTGCCATCTCTTCCATTGCCAGACCTAAATGATTCTATTCAGAAATACATTGATTCTTGCAAAGCAG ctGTCACGAAAGAAGAATTTCTGAATACTCAATGTATCGCTGAGAACTTTGTGAAAAATGAGGGGGTACAACTTCATGAATCTCTTCTGCGAAGAAGTCAAG TTAAAAGAAACTGGTTGGATGAATGGTGGACCGATGGTTACTTAAAATTCCGTGGAGCATCTGGAAATCTTAATTTTACTGGAATTCCTGTGTTTAGTTATTGGCCAGTCGATTCATCAGATCAG ATCAAGAGTGCAGCATGGCAATTACATTTTGTAATGAAATATTGGTCTCTTCTACGCGAAGAAAAGTTGAAACAGCAGAAAGATAGCAGAGGAAATAGTTTTACAATGTATCAGTTCAG GTTCTTATTCAATACTTGTCGAATACCATATAAAGAAACGGATGAAttgttcaattgtttcaaaacaatttatgaGGGAGACTGTCCGAcacatattattattttctatcgCAAAAGAATATACAAGATAGAGAGCGTCTCAAAAACAG ggcAAATATACACCCCCAGTCAATTTTATAAAGTTATTTCTCAAATCGTGAATAACACTAAAAGTGGTGAAGGTGTTTCTACACTGACTGAATTAGATAGAGATACTTGGGCTGATGCACGATCACATTTGATTGAACTCTCACCTCAAAACAAGAGGAATATTCATGACATTGACACTGCATTGTCATGTTTCTCATTATCTGATCAATCTCCACAG AATGAAACAGATTTGCTTAGATGTGGCGCTACACTGTCTCATGGAAACAGATGGATGGATAAGTTTAATTACATCTGCACTAAGAATAGTAAATTTGTAATTCATACCGATCATACGCCATTAGATGGAATGGTTTTTGTGACGATGATGGCTTATACTGAAGCAATACTACAAGATATGAAGAAACAGAAATTGATGGAATTGTGGGATGCTG ATCAAACGCCAGTTGATTCTCCTGTTGAACTTACATTTGTTTtggatgaaaaaattaaaagctgGATAGCAGAGGCTACAACAACAGCTGAGAACctcaattcaaattttgattgttaCTTTTTCAACTTTCATCAATTCGGAAAAAAAGCATTGAAAAAACTGAAACAT ATTCATTCATGTGCATTTGCACAGATTTGCATTCAACTTGCTTTTATGAGAAAACATGGCCGTCCTGCTCCGACTTATGAGACTTCAACAACTCGAAT CTTTTATCGTGGAAGAACAGAGACCTTACGTACTTGTACCCATGAAGTTGTTGAATTTTGTGAAGCAATGATTTCTG ATCTTCCAAACAAGGAAGAATTGTTCATGAAGGCCTGTGATAAATATGTTTGGTTGATGGAGGAATGCAAAGCAGGAAGAGGATGTGATCGACATATGCTTGGTATCGCTGCGATAGCAAAT GAAAATGGTGAAAAGCTACCTAAAATATTTTCGGATGCTTCATTTGAAAAATCTGGAGGAAATGGAAACTTTGTTCTTTCAACAAGTTTTACAGGATACACCAAT GCTGCCGGAGGGGTTGTTCCAATGCGAGATGATGGATATGGAACAttctataaaataaacaacaattatatGACCTTTGTTGTCACGACGATGAGAACTGGACCAAAAACAGATGCAAAGGATATGGCACTGCAGATTGGAAAAGCTTTACAAGATGTCTTCGATTTGATGGTGAACAATTATTCACGTCTGTAA
- the LOC120342184 gene encoding GTP-binding protein Rheb-like, with translation MAPPKSRKIAIMGYRSVGKSSITIQFVENQFVDSYDPTIENTFTRSLKVNGQEYQLQIVDTAGHDEYSLFPEAYTLDIHGYVLVYSVNSNKSFEVVKVIHEKLLDMVGTVQVPILLVGNKTDLHNDRVISTDAGKKLSQSWGAHFLECSAKHNMDVQQIFKEIILEMERQEGNIPEEKKNCSIS, from the exons ATGGCACCTCCCAAGTCGCGAAAAATTGCTATAATGGGATACCGATCAGTGG GGAAGTCGTCCATAACCATTCAGtttgttgaaaatcaatttgttGATTCTTATGATCCAACAATAGAAAATA CATTTACCAGATCACTGAAAGTAAATGGACAAGAATATCAGTTGCAAATTGTTGATACTGCTGGACAC GATGAATACTCATTGTTTCCAGAAGCTTATACTCTTGATATCCATGGATATGTTTTAGTGTATTCtgttaattcaaataaaag CTTCGAAGTTGTCAAAGTGATTCATGAGAAACTACTCGATATGGTCGGCACTGTTCA AGTTCCAATTTTACTTGTCGGAAACAAAACAGATTTACACAATGATAGAGTTATATCAACGGATGCCGGGAAGAAATTGTCTCAATCATGGGGCGCTCATTTCCTCGAATGCTCAGCTAAGCACAATATG GATGTGCAACAGATATTTAAAGAAATAATATTGGAAATGGAAAGACAAGAAGGGAATATACCTGAAGAGAagaaaaattgttcaatatCATGA
- the LOC120343299 gene encoding uncharacterized protein LOC120343299 isoform X2 translates to MHTNSFSIIHFDRDTHKVGIMESRYSAFVIIVFLSFAWSREIYSGNEIDLERLQGVWFLTFGVDYWTWNVLWKCHIIAPLNVTDNRMNVGTYNFLNDKSETPLSVMVDITRDSQGQFWMEATTELPWYYSHPNFYATDYFTFISNLMIMEDGRKLFKIFTRNPTINPEDITKFTALAVEQGVDPTTLTKFGCGDLTPSEYMLAQ, encoded by the exons ATGCACACGAATTCTTTTTCAATCATTCATTTTGATCGAGATACTCACAAGGTCGGGATAATGGAGTCAAGATATTCAGCGTTTGTGATTattgtgtttttatcttttgcaTGGAGTCGAGAAATATATTCAGGAAATGAAATTGATTTGGAACGA TTACAAGGGGTTTGGTTCCTGACGTTTGGTGTAGATTACTGGACATGGAATGTGTTGTGGAAATGCCATATTATTGCTCCTCTCAACGTAACAGATAATAGAATGAATGTTGGCACGTACAATTTTCTCAA TGATAAATCGGAGACACCGCTTTCCGTCATGGTCGACATCACGCGCGACTCTCAGGGTCAGTTCTGGATGGAAGCGACTACAG AATTACCCTGGTACTACTCTCATCCAAACTTTTATGCGACCGACTACTTTACTTTCATCAGCAACCTGATGATAATGGAGGATG gTCGGaagcttttcaaaatttttaccaGGAATCCGACAATAAATCCTGAAGATATTACAAAGTTCACAGCACTCGCAGTTGAACAAGGAGTTGATCCAACCACGTTGACGAAATTCGGATGTGGTGACCTGACCCCCTCGGAATATATGTTAGCTCAATAA